A window of the Lactuca sativa cultivar Salinas chromosome 5, Lsat_Salinas_v11, whole genome shotgun sequence genome harbors these coding sequences:
- the LOC111915638 gene encoding uncharacterized protein LOC111915638 yields the protein MQKPSPLNKNHTPFSMMAEISNLHLHEDDEDNENDDLLNSLSPRSHDWSQDLDGFDVSPSDLDFPSSEYFICRQRRRSDRNPIRVLNGNNASTPFDLENEVNFVIDMFHHRVERSHSSSRVMLDTDLGDSDRIVRVSDWNEDINSHNLEMDFESGLGLGFPVEVRNCNDEGDDNSGFMVADCGDEFFVSRRTSSSGARSESRDPTYFMSGLSVTDSDEDHVNEIIGVDDDFGDDEASLRLCWDAFQLEDDDHSRWDIPAQQHFEWEEVDGGVNEREVLTMFLDAEADNNTTVDDLEWELFLNSHNHEANPTTTEANNYNEWEVFLNVHNLEANPDLEGQFEDYNDAEHEMLFGQFADNGDSGLVQPPASKKAVENLPSVVMTLEHVEKNNTLCAVCKDEIGVGEKAKQLPCIHHYHEDCIIPWLCIRNTCPVCRHELPTDDPDYESRKAERVAS from the coding sequence ATGCAGAAGCCTTCACCGTTAAACAAAAACCACACCCCTTTTTCAATGATGGCGGAGATTTCCAACCTTCATCTccatgaagatgatgaagataaCGAAAATGACGACCTTCTAAACTCCCTTTCTCCTCGCAGCCATGACTGGTCTCAAGATCTCGACGGCTTCGACGTTTCGCCTTCAGATCTCGACTTTCCTTCCTCGGAATATTTCATTTGCCGACAAAGGCGCCGCTCCGATCGGAATCCGATCCGCGTTTTAAACGGAAACAATGCTTCTACTCCATTCGATCTCGAAAACGAGGTAAACTTCGTAATCGATATGTTCCATCATCGAGTTGAGCGATCGCATTCTTCGTCGCGTGTAATGTTAGACACCGATTTGGGTGATTCTGATCGTATTGTTAGAGTTAGTGATTGGAACGAGGATATCAATTCACACAATTTGGAGATGGATTTTGAGTCaggattagggttagggtttccggTAGAAGTTCGTAATTGTAACGACGAAGGTGATGACAATTCTGGATTTATGGTTGCTGATTGTGGTGATGAGTTCTTCGTGTCGAGGAGGACCAGCAGCAGTGGTGCTCGATCTGAATCGAGAGATCCAACATATTTCATGAGTGGATTAAGCGTGACTGATTCCGATGAGGATCATGTAAACGAGATTATTGGTGTGGACGATGATTTCGGTGATGATGAAGCAAGTCTTAGGCTATGTTGGGATGCTTTTCAGCTAGAAGACGATGATCATTCAAGATGGGACATACCTGCACAACAACATTTTGAGTGGGAGGAAGTAGACGGTGGAGTCAACGAAAGGGAAGTGTTGACCATGTTTCTGGACGCAGAGGCTGACAACAACACCACAGTAGATGATCTCGAGTGGGAATTATTCCTGAATTCTCATAATCACGAAGCAAATCCCACTACCACAGAGGCCAATAACTACAATGAGTGGGAGGTTTTCTTGAATGTTCACAATCTTGAAGCAAATCCAGATCTAGAAGGTCAGTTTGAAGACTACAATGATGCAGAACACGAGATGTTATTCGGGCAGTTTGCAGATAACGGTGACTCAGGTTTAGTTCAACCACCTGCTTCCAAAAAGGCAGTTGAGAATCTTCCATCTGTGGTTATGACTCTTGAACATGTTGAAAAAAACAACACACTTTGTGCTGTTTGCAAGGATGAAATTGGTGTTGGGGAAAAGGCAAAACAGCTTCCTTGTATTCATCATTACCATGAAGATTGCATCATTCCTTGGTTATGTATACGAAATACATGTCCAGTTTGTCGCCATGAGTTGCCAACTGATGATCCTGATTATGAAAGCAGGAAAGCAGAAAGGGTTGCTAGTTAG
- the LOC111915637 gene encoding pentatricopeptide repeat-containing protein At1g18485: protein MAMMSSSPPLHVGDRHPPPPLLHSTSTNVQLVANCELPRRQHSNRLSQKIDRLCQLKNLTGALTLLHDSPSELTETAKATGILLQACGGDKDIETGRKVHQLVWSSPHLRNNSILNTQIITMYSVCGSPSDLRIVFEQLENKNLYQWNAIINGYSRNDLCDDAILVFSQFLQTEHIPDNFTLPCVIKACVGAPNLICGQVVHGMAVKTGLISDVFVGNALVAMYDKFGFVDDAVKVFDFMPERNLVTWNSLISVFSNNGFSQKSIHLFMEFLVAGESLTPDVATLVTLLPVCASERDILLGKTIHSLAVKLGLYHDLMIQNALMDMYLKNGYMLEAHIILDKIKNKNVVSWNSIIWGCSKEGEVGHTFELLRKMQMEKIKPDQVTILNVLKVCLHHSHLLKVKELHGYSIRHGIESNELVANAFITAYTKHRSSYCLGENTFNLMKNTTVSSWNTLISGSVRNGDPLKAIDLYVKMTSFGIQPDLHNISSLLLAFQDLKLLNYGKQTHGFVVRKGLETDSHIGNSLISFYIQCEKPMSARFVFDRLVNKNLVSWNSIITGYSQNKQPNEALNIFRKMVFSGTQPYEIATTGVLSACSQLSALKLGKSIHSFALKKNLTRDVFVISSIIDMYAKTGSIKAARNVFNRSDKNHVGLWTVLIAGYAIHGQGNESIKLFIEMKRFGMKPDHFTFIAILMACNHGGLVKEGLEFYNEMDTVHGVEPKIEHYACLIDMLGRAGRFDDAMIVIAKMPEEPDARIWSSLLSSCRIHGNMELGKEVSEKLLKLEPSKPENYVLSSNLFASLEKWDDVRMIREKMKKIGVKKEVGCSWIEVEGKVYNFLAGDNGAEEM from the coding sequence ATGGCTATGATGTCATCGTCACCACCACTACACGTCGGAGACCGCCATCCACCTCCGCCTCTACTTCACTCGACCAGCACCAACGTTCAACTCGTCGCAAATTGTGAGCTTCCTCGCCGACAACACTCCAACCGTTTGTCTCAAAAGATCGATCGTCTCTGCCAATTGAAAAACCTCACCGGAGCTCTGACTTTGCTCCACGACTCGCCTTCTGAACTTACAGAAACCGCCAAAGCAACCGGTATTCTACTGCAGGCATGCGGTGGCGACAAAGACATCGAAACCGGCCGGAAAGTCCACCAACTGGTTTGGTCATCGCCGCACTTGAGAAACAACTCAATCCTCAACACTCAAATTATCACGATGTACTCCGTTTGTGGATCTCCCTCCGATTTACGAATCGTTTTCGAACAACTAGAGAACAAGAACTTATATCAATGGAACGCAATCATCAACGGATACTCTAGAAACGATCTCTGTGATGATGCGATTCTTGTCTTTTCCCAGTTTTTGCAAACAGAGCATATACCTGATAATTTCACCTTGCCTTGCGTGATTAAAGCTTGTGTCGGAGCTCCGAATTTGATATGTGGTCAGGTGGTTCACGGTATGGCCGTGAAGACAGGTTTGATCTCAGATGTCTTTGTGGGTAATGCGTTGGTTGCAATGTATGACAAGTTTGGATTTGTAGATGATGCAGTCAAGGTGTTCGACTTTATGCCTGAAAGAAACTTGGTCACATGGAATTCATTGATTTCAGTGTTCTCAAATAACGGATTTTCTCAAAAAAGTATCCATCTGTTCATGGAGTTTCTGGTTGCCGGAGAAAGTTTGACACCTGACGTTGCTACATTAGTAACTTTGCTACCAGTTTGTGCTTCTGAAAGAGACATCTTGTTAGGAAAAACCATCCACTCTTTGGCTGTGAAATTGGGCTTGTATCATGATTTGATGATTCAAAATGCATTGATGGACATGTATTTGAAAAACGGATACATGTTAGAAGCCCATATCATTcttgataaaataaaaaacaagaatGTGGTTTCTTGGAATTCGATTATTTGGGGTTGTTCAAAAGAAGGTGAAGTTGGACATACATTTGAACTTCTTCGCAAGATGCAAATGGAAAAAATAAAACCCGATCAGGTAACCATTCTAAACGTCTTAAAAGTTTGCTTACATCATTCACATCTCTTAAAGGTAAAGGAACTTCATGGATATTCAATTCGACATGGCATTGAATCTAACGAATTGGTGGCAAATGCTTTCATTACAGCTTACACAAAACATAGGTCATCATATTGTTTGGGTGAAAATACTTTTAACCTCATGAAAAACACAACAGTAAGTTCTTGGAATACACTTATCAGTGGCTCTGTGCGAAATGGTGATCCTTTAAAAGCGATAGATTTATATGTTAAAATGACATCTTTTGGGATTCAGCCTGATTTGCACAACATCAGTAGCTTGCTTTTAGCTTTTCAAGACCTCAAGTTGCTTAACTATGGTAAACAAACTCATGGGTTTGTGGTTAGAAAGGGGTTAGAAACCGATTCACATATCGGTAATTCATTAATTTCTTTTTACATTCAATGTGAGAAACCAATGTCTGCAAGGTTCGTGTTTGATAGATTGGTGAATAAAAATTTGGTGTCATGGAATTCAATTATCACTGGTTACTCACAGAATAAACAACCAAACGAAGCATTAAATATCTTCCGAAAAATGGTGTTTAGTGGGACCCAACCGTATGAGATTGCAACCACAGGTGTGTTAAGCGCTTGTTCACAGTTGTCAGCTCTAAAGCTAGGAAAATCGATCCATTCTTTTGCTTTAAAGAAAAACCTCACGAGGGACGTTTTCGTAATATCTTCAATCATAGACATGTATGCGAAAACGGGCAGCATAAAAGCTGCCCGGAATGTTTTCAACCGGTCAGATAAAAACCATGTTGGGCTCTGGACAGTTCTGATTGCAGGCTATGCGATTCACGGGCAGGGAAACGAATCCATAAAGCTGTTCATAGAAATGAAAAGGTTTGGAATGAAACCTGATCATTTCACCTTCATTGCCATTTTAATGGCATGTAACCATGGTGGATTAGTCAAAGAAGGTCTTGAATTCTACAATGAGATGGATACTGTTCATGGAGTCGAGCCAAAAATCGAGCATTATGCATGTTTAATCGACATGCTTGGTCGTGCAGGACGTTTTGATGATGCTATGATTGTTATTGCTAAAATGCCTGAAGAACCTGATGCTAGAATTTGGAGTTCATTGCTTAGTTCATGTAGAATTCATGGTAATATGGAGTTGGGAAAAGAAGTTTCTGAAAAGTTGTTAAAACTTGAGCCAAGTAAACCAGAAAACTATGTGTTGTCATCGAACCTTTTTGCAAGTTTAGAGAAGTGGGATGATGTTAGAATGATTAGGGAAAAGATGAAGAAGATTGGGGTGAAGAAAGAAGTTGGTTGTAGTTGGATTGAAGTTGAAGGGAAAGTATATAACTTCCTTGCTGGAGATAATGGAGCTGAAGAAATGTAA